Part of the Rhizoctonia solani chromosome 2, complete sequence genome is shown below.
GTGGAATCTCGTCTTCCGTATCGTTTTATCACCCGACCGCGGTTCGTACCAAAGCACATGGACTGGTTGATTGACGGGTCCCACATCATCGCAATCGACGTTAGTAATATTGCATACCCGAGAAGTAAAGGATACTTATTACCAGAATATAGGACAAGAGTGAAAAAATGCTTGTGTATAAGCTTCAAATCTGAAAGACATCGCCGTGTCCCGTTATGTAAGTTTGGGATACCAAAGGAGTTTTTAATTATGCTAATCTATCCTCTAGTGTTTCGTGAATTTTGACCTACAGGGTCGCTTTACTCCCAGGTCACTTTGAGCTGTAATAGTGTTGGAGGTAGGAACAGGCAGGAAGATCTCCCATATATGCGTTGAAGAGGCGGGACAAGATATGGTTGTGCACGTGTAAATAGAATAAAAAAGAGTTCCAAAGAGTTGTTTCGAGCATCACTGAGTTTATCAATACAAGATGTGGGCAAGAAAGACACCTTTGGACACTGTATTCAAGCCAGAAAGAACCTCAGTAAGTTTAGTCTTGTCAATTGTGTATTTGAATTTTGGATGTTCGTCCAACCTGCAACAAGCCTATCTCAGGAAGCCAACTTGAATGATCGTATTTTAGCCTGTAGCTGACCACCTACCCAGGGCGATGGTGGTGTCGAATATCGTGCACTTTTGAGCCGAGTTACCTTTGAACTTTGGAGAAAAAAATCTGAGCGTATAGTGTTGGTTGAGACAGCCTAGATAGTTGTCGTAGAGCCCAGACGAGACGTGTGCAGCCAAAATCCAGAGTTATGTGGCACCTAGATTGCATCAAAGGTACCGGTTTTGCTTTGTCAAAGGGTGTGTGTAAGACCTGCCCGTGAGCTGCGAGACCAGTTCAGGTAAATAGAAATCAAGTGTAATTATTCAGATACCACGCATTGGGCACTGATCAAAGTCGTATGACATATATTGATACAGGGGAGCGAATATACGGATTTGGGCGTAGCACTAGTCGTAGAAGACGGGTTAGCAGCGACAGACATAAAAGAACGTGCCAGAACAAGTGCCTGCAGGGAGCCGATCAAGCCCAAAGAGAGTTGCTGCCAGACGCGCCGAGCTGAGTCATGAGAAAAGTTACGTAAGGGTGCACAAATTGTTCTCTATCCCTGACACGACTCTAACGACGCGCGATGCCATCTCCCAGCCCCGGATCCGGACTCAAACGCGCTCGAAGCGACACGGCGGGGAGCGGAACGACATCTCCAAAACGGGCGAATTCCGAGGTAGAAGTTGGACAAGACATTGGGGATGGCGGACATGCAACGCCGGACCTGGGCATCGACGAGTATATGAGACTGCAAGACGCGCACCAGGAGGAAGACATCGGACTCGCGAGCATCCCAGCGATGGAGAACGGAGATCACCTGACCGGGGCGGAGCAATTTACGATGGTGACCAATCTATGCAAGATGCCGCTCGAGACCGGTGCAACCTGGTACATTGTCTCCATCGACTGGATTCGCCGCTGGGAGGCTGCCACGGGCGCTACTCCTAGCAAGGATTACGCAAACATTACCATATCATCCCTCGGTCCTGTCGATAACTCGCCCATCGTCCATCCTGGTTCCCAGAGACTCCTACCGGATTTGGAACTCAACGCCGATTACCAGATTGTGCCAGATGCTGCGTGGGACAAATTCGTTCAGTGGTAAGTCCCATAGCATAGTGACTCGCTCAGAAATGCTCAAGCAGAACAGGTACGGCCAACCCCAGATTTCCCTTCCCCGCGAAGTGATTACCTACTCGAACGAAACCCGTGTCGAGGTCTACCCACCAGTATTCCGGGTCTATCCTCTGCTTCCCTCTACCCTCGCACCATCTCACGTAGAAATATCCTCACTCGACAATTTGTCTACGCTTGCAGCCCGTGCCGCAGCCAGTATACAACTCACCGACACCAACTATCGAGTATGGAACTTGCCTGCTACCACCAACGTCGACAATGGTATTCGTCCTACTGATATCGTTCGAGGCTCTCTACTCCTTATACCCTCGGACTCAAAGGTTCGCATCTCCGACTTTATCAAGATCTCCGACATCCTCGCCGTTGAAACCCAGTACCAACCCGGAGTCTGGACTCTTGAAGCCGAGACTGTCGCTATCCTCTCCGATCCTACTTCTGATGATGAGATAGCCCCGACGATGCGCCTGAACCTGGTCCACTCTTTGGCAAAGGTTCAGActactttagcaaactccaAGCATCTCAGGATGCGAACAAGAGCAAGACGGTCACCACCCCGAGCGCCATGTCGACTCTGAAAAGTACGCTTACGAGCACGTTTAGAGGCAAAAGCCCGGCCCCAGCGGTACAGCGAGGGACCATGGGTTTACAAAATCTGTGAGTACTGGGTCGTTTATCAGATTGTTTCGAGTCTCCACCCCAATTCAAGTGCACATTCGCATTGCCCCTGGTATACGATGGATATTCCATCTCATATTTTTATTCTGTTTGTCCTCATGCGGTGCGAACCTTGCTTCCTCCATCTAGCCGTTCTCCATTACCTTGTTTAACATGCGTTTTCGCGGGATTATTGCTCGGTATTACTCTAGGCAATTTCACTTTCCCGTTTCAATAATCAGCATGATGCCGACTTCCTTTCTCTTTGTACTTTTTGTTCATCGCATATCCTACGCTAACCTACCCCGTTCCAGCGGCAATACTTGTTTTATGAATTCCGCGCTCCAGTGCCTGACCCATATTCCCGAACTCGAGGAATACTTCCTTTCCGGTCTTTATAAGCAAGAGCTCAACTACGATAACCCTCTCGGCATGCAGGGTCAGATTGCTAACGTCTTTGGCGCCCTTCTCCACCACCTATATCCATCCCCCAACTCATCCGCCGAGCCTGCGACGAAGAGCTATGGGTGGGGCAACTCCACAAACTCGTATGCGCCAAGAGAGTTCAAACATACCTTGGGGAAATTCGCTCCTGCGTTTTCAGGCTATCAACAGCATGATACCCAAGAGTTTCTCGGGTTTTTGTTGGATGGATTACACGAGGACTTGAATCGAGTGCTCAAGAAGCCATACGTCGAGAAACCCGAATGGCCAGAAGAAGGCGGTGACGAAAAGGCGGTCGCAAAGGAGACATGGGAAGGGTATAAGAAGCGAAACGATAGCATAATCGTTGATCTCTTTCAGGGTATGTACAAGAGCACGCTTGTATGCCCCGAATGTAGCAAAGTGAGTTTAACCCTTTTACCTCGCGTGGTTTGTTCTCGCATCAGGCTGGACAATGATTCGTGCACGTCTCGGTTGAAAGTACTCATTGCATTCCTCGTACAGATCTCAATCACATTCGATCCCTTTATGTATCTTACACTTCCTCTGCCTGTCACGAAAACATGGCGGCACATCATTCACTGGGTTCCTTGGGATACGAGAAAACGTACGCTGGCTGTCGAAATCGAGGTTCCGAAGGACTCGAGCTATGGATATCTGAAGAAGCTGTTCGCCAAATGGTTCGGGGTCGAGGCGGAAAATGTGAGTACTCCTGGTCTTTCTCCCGCCCGAGCtgcgttcctcttctgctCAATCTGTGCCGTGGATACCTCTTTCCCAGCTCAGATTTGTTTCTTTATGCCTTCATCCAATGGTACAGTTACGAATTCTTTATCCCCCTCGAAGCTGCCCTATCACACCTCGCTTTCCAAGCGCTTCTCTGGCTCGTATATCGCCTTTCCTTTCTGCCTCGGCGATCCGTACGCTGTATGCGTCAAATCGACCCTTTTTATCACTACCTTCTATCACTTCCGGAGTAGGGCTCTATCTCCTGCGTGTTATCTAGTCAAAGATTCACGCATCTAGCGCATGATTTCGCGTACGCTGGACCATGCACGCCACCCTGGCGGCGCCATCTGCCCACTCGGCTATTTTGATCTGTTGCAATCATTTACCCGCGAACTCGGTTTATGTTTATTCAACTGAGCACTTTTCTTATTCAATAAATTTTTGCTTTGGCATAATTACTGATTAGTTTCGTTTTGCTCACTCGTTCGTAGCTCCTTGCGGCGGAAGTATGGTCGCATAAGTTCTACAAGTTTTACGACGACTATATGAATTTGACCGAACTCGCCGAGAAAGATACCCTAGTCGTATATGAACTTCCCGTTCCCGTGAAATCTATCGCCAAACCTCCTCCTCAGACGTCCTCCTT
Proteins encoded:
- a CDS encoding ubiquitin carboxyl-terminal hydrolase, translating into MPSPSPGSGLKRARSDTAGSGTTSPKRANSEVEVGQDIGDGGHATPDLGIDEYMRLQDAHQEEDIGLASIPAMENGDHLTGAEQFTMVTNLCKMPLETGATWYIVSIDWIRRWEAATGATPSKDYANITISSLGPVDNSPIVHPGSQRLLPDLELNADYQIVPDAAWDKFVQWYGQPQISLPREVITYSNETRVEVYPPVFRVYPLLPSTLAPSHVEISSLDNLSTLAARAAASIQLTDTNYRVWNLPATTNVDNGIRPTDIVRGSLLLIPSDSKVRISDFIKISDILAVETQYQPGVWTLEAETVAILSDPTSDDEIAPTMRLNLDANKSKTVTTPSAMSTLKSTLTSTFRGKSPAPAVQRGTMGLQNLGNTCFMNSALQCLTHIPELEEYFLSGLYKQELNYDNPLGMQGQIANVFGALLHHLYPSPNSSAEPATKSYGWGNSTNSYAPREFKHTLGKFAPAFSGYQQHDTQEFLGFLLDGLHEDLNRVLKKPYVEKPEWPEEGGDEKAVAKETWEGYKKRNDSIIVDLFQGMYKSTLVCPECSKISITFDPFMYLTLPLPVTKTWRHIIHWVPWDTRKRTLAVEIEVPKDSSYGYLKKLFAKWFGVEAENVSTPGLSPARAAFLFCSICAVDTSFPAQICFFMPSSNGTVTNSLSPSKLPYHTSLSKRFSGSYIAFPFCLGDPYALLAAEVWSHKFYKFYDDYMNLTELAEKDTLVVYELPVPVKSIAKPPPQTSSFTFGAKPKPPPKTDPNAPFLLPVFHISEAQRSTAFGVPFFVLSLSEDEDGEGELVEQIPPEADEADEAVTEIRPEADEMKVEVVRDVEMQPAQEIVAKEEASTEPAQDDGKLALLLTRKGKRTSSDWDRNRAAKPDPTLSDPESEDGSAVIVEKLSQPTPLVKPTDALVCQWSSPMQTHFFGSESSLFDEWEEFVHPEVQAVRDAQIKSRSGRRSIDLEDCLDEFTKEEQLGEEDLWYCPRCKKHQQATKRFELWSVPDILVVHLKRFSNARAMRDKIDALVEFPISGLDLSSRVGESGQSDECVYDLFAVDEHMGGLGGGHYRAYAKNLSDGEWYHFDDSYVSKSSAEDSVNANAYLLFYRRRSSDSKAVIEKVRARVDSNQEPDSQKSIDMGGQSVVRVPDEADPPPFELSDLDVLVPPSAYDLPESQASYDLPGPYRSNPGGSDDDPTFTTPSPVTTGSAGAEYDSLEEKDQDGVERLGGVAVEVTTTTTTERKEL